The following are encoded together in the Pseudomonas sediminis genome:
- a CDS encoding uracil-xanthine permease family protein yields the protein MSQTEFNDPLWRQGISGAQMLFVAFGALVLMPLITGMDPNVALFTAGIGTLLFQLVTKRQVPVFLASSFAFIAPILAAKGEFGLPAVMGGVIAAGLVYILLSALVKLRGPNFIDRLLPPVVIAPVIISIGLALSPVAVNMAMGKAGDGSVELVPYSTAMMISMPALITTLLVAVLGRGIFRLVPILAGIAVGCAIAAVLGVIDTSAVEQAAWLAVPNFIAPELHWGAILYMVPVALAPAIEHIGGVVAIGNVTGKNFVKKPGLHRTLLGDGLATSAAGLFGGPPNTTYAEVTGAVMLTKSYNPKIMTWAAVFAIALAFIGKFGVALQSIPVPVMGGILCLLFGSIAVVGLNTLIRHQVDLSEARNLIIVSVTLVFGIGGMVIGGKEFALSGISLCAISALLLNLVLPGGAGWKQREPEET from the coding sequence ATGTCGCAAACGGAATTCAACGATCCACTGTGGCGCCAGGGCATCTCCGGCGCACAGATGCTGTTCGTGGCCTTCGGCGCGCTGGTACTGATGCCACTGATCACAGGCATGGACCCCAACGTCGCGCTGTTCACTGCCGGCATCGGTACCCTGCTGTTCCAACTGGTCACCAAGCGTCAGGTACCGGTGTTCCTGGCCTCCAGCTTTGCCTTTATCGCGCCGATCCTGGCAGCCAAGGGCGAGTTCGGCCTACCCGCCGTGATGGGGGGCGTGATCGCCGCCGGCCTGGTCTACATCCTGCTGTCGGCGCTGGTCAAACTGCGCGGCCCCAACTTCATCGACCGCCTGCTGCCTCCCGTAGTGATCGCGCCGGTGATCATTTCCATCGGCCTGGCGCTGTCGCCGGTCGCGGTGAACATGGCAATGGGCAAGGCCGGTGATGGCAGTGTCGAGCTGGTGCCCTACAGCACCGCGATGATGATCTCGATGCCGGCACTGATCACCACCCTGCTGGTGGCCGTGCTGGGCCGGGGCATCTTCCGCCTGGTACCGATCCTGGCCGGCATCGCGGTCGGCTGCGCCATCGCTGCCGTGCTCGGGGTGATCGACACCAGCGCCGTTGAACAAGCCGCCTGGCTCGCCGTACCCAACTTCATCGCACCGGAACTGCACTGGGGCGCGATCCTGTACATGGTACCAGTCGCTCTGGCGCCAGCCATCGAGCACATCGGCGGCGTGGTCGCCATCGGCAACGTCACCGGCAAGAACTTCGTCAAGAAGCCGGGCCTGCACCGCACCCTGCTCGGTGACGGCCTCGCCACCTCGGCAGCCGGCCTGTTCGGTGGCCCGCCCAACACCACCTACGCCGAAGTGACCGGCGCGGTGATGCTGACCAAGAGTTACAACCCGAAGATCATGACCTGGGCCGCGGTATTCGCCATCGCCCTGGCCTTCATTGGCAAGTTCGGCGTGGCCCTGCAGAGTATTCCGGTCCCGGTAATGGGCGGCATTCTGTGCCTGCTGTTCGGCTCCATCGCCGTGGTCGGCCTCAACACCTTGATTCGCCACCAGGTCGACCTTTCCGAAGCGCGCAACCTGATCATCGTCTCGGTGACCCTGGTATTCGGTATCGGCGGCATGGTCATCGGCGGCAAGGAATTCGCTCTGTCGGGGATTTCCCTGTGCGCCATAAGCGCGCTGCTGCTCAACCTGGTGCTGCCTGGTGGCGCAGGCTGGAAACAGCGGGAGCCGGAGGAAACCTGA
- a CDS encoding DUF481 domain-containing protein, whose translation MSRSTSLSLLGLSIALCSSAAFADTVWLKNGDRLSGTIRFFDGSKLLLETDYGGSIPLDWKKIATLESDHELLVKLGPVDGERAKSLLAAEPGKVTLANGEAPKTIELTQIEQIMKPKPLVEDFTWKGNIDLGLDYKRGERDSDDYDVDIKTQARHGLWRHNAIADYNRELKNDVVSTDNWSAEYALDRFLTEKWFWQGRFEYKRDRIEEVQRQRTLGTGPGYQFWDDELGAFSIATLANRSDYRYSNGEQDRFYAMSVKWDYNRYLIGKTVELFSVGELGKPLEGVADYTLDAEVGLRYKVTDWASLNMKAEKDMVSGAEGDLDETRYTLGFGVGW comes from the coding sequence ATGTCGCGCTCTACATCGCTGTCCCTGCTAGGCCTGAGCATCGCTCTGTGCAGTTCCGCCGCCTTCGCCGATACCGTCTGGCTGAAGAATGGAGACCGTCTCTCCGGCACCATCCGCTTCTTCGACGGCAGCAAGCTGCTGCTGGAAACCGACTATGGCGGCTCCATCCCGCTGGACTGGAAGAAAATCGCCACCCTGGAAAGTGATCACGAGCTGCTGGTCAAGCTAGGTCCGGTGGATGGCGAGCGCGCCAAGTCGCTGCTGGCTGCCGAACCTGGCAAGGTGACCCTGGCCAACGGCGAAGCGCCGAAGACCATCGAGCTGACGCAGATCGAGCAGATCATGAAGCCCAAACCGCTGGTGGAGGATTTCACCTGGAAGGGCAATATCGACCTTGGTCTGGACTACAAGCGCGGCGAGCGTGACTCCGACGACTACGACGTCGATATCAAGACCCAGGCCCGTCACGGTCTTTGGCGGCATAACGCAATTGCCGACTATAACCGCGAGCTGAAGAACGACGTCGTCAGCACCGACAACTGGAGCGCCGAATACGCGCTCGACCGTTTCCTCACCGAGAAATGGTTCTGGCAGGGACGCTTCGAGTACAAGCGCGACCGCATTGAGGAAGTGCAGCGTCAGCGTACCCTCGGTACCGGCCCTGGTTACCAGTTCTGGGATGACGAGCTGGGTGCGTTCTCCATCGCCACCCTGGCCAACCGCAGCGATTACCGCTACAGCAACGGTGAGCAGGACCGCTTCTATGCGATGAGCGTGAAGTGGGACTACAACCGCTACCTGATCGGCAAGACCGTCGAATTGTTCAGTGTCGGCGAGCTGGGTAAACCCCTTGAAGGGGTTGCCGATTACACCCTGGATGCCGAAGTTGGTCTGCGTTACAAGGTGACCGATTGGGCGTCGCTGAACATGAAGGCCGAGAAGGATATGGTCAGCGGTGCCGAGGGGGATCTGGACGAAACCCGTTATACCCTTGGCTTCGGTGTCGGCTGGTAA
- a CDS encoding DUF481 domain-containing protein has translation MRVLLALFLSTLAAPIWADTVWLNNGDRLSGEIILLDGGKLALKTKYAGQVLIDWKDIDTLSSDKPLLVRRSGFDNERSERLAAAGAGMVRVQGERQYILPLAQIKRLIPPRPVLEDRLWEGNLDAKLDMKRNQNDVDEWKLKGDTRIEHGRWRHVLSGELERETKNDRKVEDNWELEYDLDRFLSEHWFWRVGVEQAEDEFEAIDRQRIVGTGPGYRFWDDELGRFDLIGQFNRVRLESDIADLAFNTTSLELDYKRLLWGTRLEFYANAELQVPQIDEIDYVLDSEFGLRYRLNQWARLSLLYELDQLRGQGRTVSDRHYLIGVGVGW, from the coding sequence ATGCGCGTACTACTCGCCTTGTTCCTTTCTACCCTGGCAGCCCCGATCTGGGCCGATACCGTCTGGCTGAACAACGGTGACCGCCTCAGCGGTGAGATTATCCTGCTCGATGGCGGCAAGCTGGCGCTCAAGACCAAATACGCCGGCCAGGTGCTGATCGACTGGAAGGATATCGATACCCTCAGCTCGGACAAACCCCTGCTGGTGCGCCGCAGCGGTTTCGACAACGAACGCAGCGAAAGGTTGGCAGCAGCCGGGGCGGGCATGGTCCGAGTGCAGGGGGAGCGCCAGTACATCCTGCCGCTGGCGCAGATCAAACGGCTGATTCCGCCGCGGCCAGTGCTGGAAGACCGCCTCTGGGAGGGCAACCTCGACGCCAAGCTGGATATGAAGCGCAACCAGAACGATGTCGATGAATGGAAGCTCAAGGGTGACACCCGGATCGAACACGGGCGCTGGCGCCATGTGCTCAGTGGCGAACTGGAGCGCGAAACCAAGAACGACAGGAAGGTCGAGGACAATTGGGAGCTGGAATACGACCTCGATCGTTTTCTCTCCGAGCATTGGTTCTGGCGGGTTGGCGTGGAGCAGGCTGAGGACGAGTTCGAAGCCATCGACCGTCAGCGCATCGTCGGCACCGGCCCGGGTTATCGTTTCTGGGATGACGAGCTGGGGCGTTTTGACCTGATCGGCCAGTTCAACCGTGTACGCCTTGAGTCTGATATAGCCGACCTGGCCTTCAACACGACGTCGCTGGAACTGGATTACAAGCGCCTGCTGTGGGGCACGCGACTGGAGTTCTACGCCAATGCCGAATTGCAGGTTCCGCAAATCGATGAGATCGACTACGTGCTTGATAGTGAGTTCGGCTTGCGCTATCGGCTCAATCAGTGGGCGCGCCTTTCTCTTTTGTATGAACTGGACCAGTTGCGTGGACAGGGGCGTACGGTGTCGGACCGGCATTACCTGATCGGCGTGGGCGTCGGTTGGTGA
- a CDS encoding MGMT family protein gives MGKTKPPESAWPAPPPASVEARREALYLVLAQVPEGKVVSYGELAQLAGLGRAARWVGRTLSQLPDGTTLPWHRVIAAGGRLSLAAGSPSGNEQRARLRAEGINILNERVDMRLHGWRPMEHSS, from the coding sequence ATGGGCAAGACGAAACCGCCAGAGTCTGCATGGCCGGCACCACCACCGGCAAGCGTGGAAGCGCGTCGCGAGGCGCTGTATCTGGTATTGGCACAGGTGCCTGAGGGCAAGGTCGTCAGCTATGGCGAACTGGCGCAGTTGGCAGGACTGGGCCGCGCCGCGCGCTGGGTCGGCCGCACGCTGAGCCAGTTGCCGGATGGCACCACACTCCCCTGGCATCGGGTTATCGCCGCTGGCGGGCGCCTCAGTCTGGCTGCCGGCAGCCCCTCTGGTAACGAACAACGGGCACGTCTGCGCGCGGAGGGCATCAACATCCTGAACGAACGTGTGGATATGCGTCTTCACGGCTGGCGCCCGATGGAGCACAGCAGTTAG